A window of Marinitoga sp. 1197 contains these coding sequences:
- the aglA gene encoding alpha-glucosidase AglA codes for MSVNISIIGAGSAVFSMKLISDICKTNELSNSKITLMDIDEERLNAIYLLANEIANKLNASINFKKTSILEEAIKNSDFVINTAMVGGHKYLEKVRSISEKYGYYRGIDSQEFNMVSDYFTISNYNQLSFALTVAKLMERFSPNAWLIQGANPVFEITTLISRESSIKIIGICHGHYGIEDIIKNLNIDKNKVSWQVAGFNHAIWLNKFEYNGKNAYPLLEKWIEENYQYNPEHPFNDQLSPAAIDMYNFYGLFPIGDTVRNSSWKYHYTFEDKKKWYGIPWGGADSELGWKWYQNMLEEVTKTIKYLSRLVTENPEKDFSKLLEISLKRYKLQSHFKEEMKNILNPNSLSKEQHIPFINAIVNNKEVRLVLNIMNSNIIENIPKNVAVEVPVKVNKNGIHPEKIFPKLNKRILYYYLYPRMIRMEMALEAFLTGDIKLLEEFLIRDRRTHSYEQVKDVLKEIICLPENKKMKEHYKY; via the coding sequence ATGAGTGTGAATATTAGTATAATCGGGGCTGGAAGTGCTGTTTTTTCAATGAAACTTATAAGTGATATATGTAAAACAAATGAGTTGTCAAATAGTAAAATAACTTTAATGGATATTGATGAAGAAAGATTAAATGCTATATATTTATTAGCAAATGAAATTGCTAATAAATTGAATGCATCTATTAATTTTAAAAAGACTTCTATTTTAGAAGAAGCAATTAAAAATTCAGATTTTGTCATTAATACAGCAATGGTTGGTGGACACAAATATTTAGAAAAAGTTAGAAGTATTAGTGAAAAATATGGGTATTATAGAGGTATTGATTCTCAAGAATTTAATATGGTTTCTGATTATTTTACAATCTCTAACTACAACCAGTTAAGTTTTGCTCTTACTGTTGCAAAACTTATGGAAAGATTTTCACCCAATGCTTGGTTAATACAAGGTGCTAATCCTGTTTTTGAAATAACTACACTAATTTCAAGAGAGTCTTCTATAAAAATAATAGGGATATGCCATGGCCACTATGGTATTGAAGATATTATTAAAAATTTGAATATCGATAAAAATAAAGTATCATGGCAAGTCGCTGGCTTTAATCATGCTATATGGTTAAATAAATTTGAATATAATGGGAAAAATGCTTATCCTTTATTGGAAAAATGGATAGAAGAAAACTACCAATATAATCCAGAACATCCGTTTAATGATCAGTTGAGTCCGGCAGCCATTGATATGTATAACTTTTATGGTTTATTTCCAATTGGTGATACTGTTAGGAATAGTTCTTGGAAATATCATTACACTTTTGAAGATAAGAAAAAATGGTATGGTATACCTTGGGGTGGTGCTGATTCAGAATTAGGCTGGAAATGGTATCAAAACATGCTTGAAGAAGTAACAAAAACTATTAAATACTTATCAAGGTTAGTTACAGAAAATCCGGAAAAAGATTTTTCAAAATTATTAGAAATCTCTTTAAAAAGATATAAATTACAATCGCATTTTAAAGAAGAAATGAAAAATATATTGAATCCAAATTCTTTAAGCAAAGAACAACATATTCCTTTTATAAATGCTATTGTAAATAATAAGGAAGTTCGCCTTGTGTTAAATATAATGAACTCAAACATTATTGAAAATATCCCCAAAAATGTCGCTGTTGAAGTTCCAGTTAAGGTAAATAAAAATGGAATTCATCCTGAAAAAATTTTTCCTAAGTTAAATAAAAGAATTTTATATTATTATCTTTATCCTAGAATGATACGAATGGAGATGGCTCTTGAAGCATTTTTAACTGGTGATATTAAACTTCTTGAAGAATTTTTAATTCGAGATAGAAGGACTCATTCTTATGAACAAGTAAAAGATGTTTTAAAAGAAATTATTTGTCTTCCTGAAAATAAAAAAATGAAAGAACATTACAAATATTAA
- a CDS encoding LacI family DNA-binding transcriptional regulator has protein sequence MATIEDVAKLAGTSIATVSRVLNNKGKFSEKTKIKVLKAVEELNYKPSSQAKHLAKVKYGFKIGVLISNRIKNILEKRKNEYGEMDFYSTVLKGIYDGAKENKAEIRLMTFDEFINQKKICDGILILGSDKIPFEILDCKIHKVLIDNYIMGKKINAIISNGFDGAYYVIDKMIKRGYKKIVHVHGSLEFYGFRRRFEGYELAMKNSNLLPITYEVAETQNSINYIIDLILSKNPEIIFTSNDPIAVMIINILKKKKIRIPEDIQIIGFDDIVFSSTVEPSLSTVKVFKYEMGNVALERVIELINGKNLHPYVTSLFTEFIERKSTKGV, from the coding sequence ATGGCAACAATAGAAGATGTTGCAAAGTTGGCTGGAACATCAATTGCAACAGTTTCTCGTGTATTAAACAATAAAGGAAAATTTTCAGAAAAAACAAAAATAAAGGTTTTAAAAGCTGTTGAAGAACTTAATTACAAACCTTCGAGTCAAGCAAAACATTTAGCAAAGGTAAAATATGGTTTTAAAATAGGAGTTTTAATTAGTAATAGAATAAAAAATATATTAGAAAAAAGAAAAAATGAATATGGTGAAATGGATTTTTATTCTACAGTGTTAAAAGGAATATACGATGGAGCAAAAGAAAATAAAGCTGAAATAAGATTAATGACTTTTGATGAATTTATAAATCAAAAAAAAATATGCGATGGTATACTGATTTTGGGTTCAGATAAAATTCCATTTGAGATTTTAGATTGCAAGATACATAAAGTTTTGATTGATAATTATATTATGGGTAAAAAAATAAATGCAATAATTTCAAATGGTTTTGATGGAGCATATTATGTTATAGATAAGATGATAAAAAGAGGGTATAAAAAAATTGTACATGTACACGGATCTTTAGAATTTTATGGTTTTAGGAGAAGGTTTGAAGGATATGAATTGGCAATGAAAAATAGTAATTTACTGCCTATAACTTATGAAGTTGCAGAAACTCAAAATTCTATAAATTATATTATAGATTTAATCTTATCAAAAAATCCAGAAATAATTTTCACATCAAATGATCCAATTGCTGTAATGATTATAAATATTTTGAAAAAAAAGAAAATTAGAATACCTGAGGACATACAAATAATAGGGTTTGATGATATTGTATTTTCCTCAACAGTTGAACCATCATTATCTACAGTAAAAGTTTTTAAGTATGAAATGGGAAATGTTGCATTGGAAAGAGTTATTGAACTTATTAATGGTAAAAATTTACATCCGTACGTAACTTCATTATTTACCGAATTTATAGAAAGAAAATCTACAAAGGGGGTTTGA
- a CDS encoding ABC transporter substrate-binding protein produces MKKLLFVLFLTLIIMSFAKTKIVFWTAPNPNQEAYWKKLVSEYEKLNPDIDIEWTTIPAAGSSEEAILSAIASGRTPDICTNIFSGFAAQLIELDQLVELSKLPGFDEVVSQRKMNDIIKGWKFMGKSYVLPIYSNPILMWWRKDILQEYGFKKPPRTYSEIYELSKKFVVPKEKYTMRVVAGRNWWDRWFDYITYYYAASEGKPYIDLKKYRAVYNNDAGIKVAKFFETMFKNKWTAVDLGNAPLYNGVIIGSLKGPWEIPYAENQFPEIIKNITITPPVVPDNYPNDKPIYTFADTKGLVIFKSSKHQKEAWDFVKWVYSNPENDKLWLEMTKMPPARSDLLKNPLFKDFFDKNPLAAEYAKYVGYAIPPALISKTVDVQDEMTYSLIEPIMYGKANAEDAVKNSVKKINRIIW; encoded by the coding sequence ATGAAAAAGTTATTATTCGTTTTATTCTTAACATTAATTATTATGTCATTTGCAAAAACAAAAATAGTATTTTGGACAGCGCCTAATCCTAATCAAGAAGCATATTGGAAAAAGTTAGTTTCAGAGTATGAAAAATTAAATCCGGATATAGATATAGAATGGACTACTATTCCAGCAGCTGGAAGCTCTGAAGAAGCAATTTTAAGTGCTATAGCTTCGGGAAGAACACCTGATATATGTACTAATATTTTTTCTGGTTTTGCAGCACAATTAATTGAATTAGATCAACTGGTTGAATTAAGTAAATTACCTGGTTTTGATGAGGTAGTTTCACAAAGAAAAATGAATGATATTATAAAAGGTTGGAAATTTATGGGTAAAAGTTATGTTTTACCTATATATTCAAATCCTATATTAATGTGGTGGCGAAAGGATATATTACAGGAATATGGATTTAAAAAACCTCCTAGAACGTATTCTGAAATTTATGAACTTTCAAAAAAATTTGTTGTTCCAAAAGAAAAATATACTATGAGAGTAGTTGCAGGGAGAAATTGGTGGGATAGATGGTTTGATTATATTACTTATTATTATGCTGCAAGTGAAGGAAAACCTTATATAGATTTAAAAAAGTATCGTGCAGTATATAATAACGACGCGGGGATAAAAGTAGCTAAGTTTTTTGAAACAATGTTTAAAAATAAATGGACAGCTGTTGATTTAGGTAATGCTCCTTTATATAACGGTGTGATAATTGGAAGTTTAAAAGGTCCATGGGAAATACCATATGCAGAAAATCAGTTCCCAGAAATAATAAAAAATATTACTATAACTCCACCAGTAGTTCCAGATAATTATCCAAATGACAAACCTATTTACACTTTTGCAGATACTAAAGGATTAGTTATATTTAAAAGTTCCAAACATCAAAAAGAAGCATGGGATTTTGTAAAATGGGTATATTCTAATCCGGAAAATGATAAATTATGGTTAGAAATGACAAAGATGCCACCTGCAAGGTCAGATTTGCTAAAGAATCCACTTTTTAAAGATTTTTTTGATAAAAATCCTTTAGCTGCTGAGTATGCAAAATATGTTGGATATGCAATACCTCCAGCTTTAATTTCGAAAACAGTAGATGTGCAGGATGAAATGACTTATAGTTTAATAGAACCTATTATGTATGGAAAAGCAAATGCAGAAGATGCTGTAAAAAATTCTGTGAAAAAAATTAATAGAATAATATGGTGA
- a CDS encoding carbohydrate ABC transporter permease: protein MTKNIRKREARKGLLISSTYLVYAAIFWGYPFVWLVILAFSRWRYVGSPRFAGFRNFLRVLYDPIFWKAFFNVLNFLMYYIPIVLIFSLLFALALSKIKYGKTFVALSFLVANISSGVAYSIMFSKLFAENGPLNQIIYKLFNTTIPWFTSPQLAMFSISLIVVWKFIGYYGLILYAGIISIPNNIYEAAELDGANKYVKFFKITLPLLNPSIVMVLVFAISLSFGIFTEPYMITGGGPMRSTLMPMMVMYTSAFQKLDPTYAATMSIFTAIFSFVIIWITRKLLEREVDIV, encoded by the coding sequence ATGACAAAAAATATAAGAAAAAGAGAAGCCCGAAAGGGGCTTCTTATATCCTCAACATACCTTGTATATGCGGCTATTTTTTGGGGATATCCATTTGTATGGCTTGTAATTTTAGCTTTTTCCAGATGGCGATATGTAGGCTCCCCCAGATTTGCAGGTTTTAGAAATTTTTTAAGAGTATTATATGATCCTATATTCTGGAAAGCTTTTTTTAATGTATTAAATTTTTTAATGTATTATATTCCCATTGTATTAATTTTTTCTTTATTGTTTGCATTGGCTTTGAGTAAAATAAAATATGGGAAAACATTTGTAGCCTTATCCTTTTTAGTAGCAAATATATCTTCTGGTGTAGCTTATTCAATAATGTTTTCTAAATTGTTTGCTGAAAATGGTCCTTTAAATCAGATAATCTATAAATTATTCAATACAACTATTCCATGGTTTACAAGTCCTCAATTAGCAATGTTTTCCATTTCATTAATTGTTGTATGGAAATTTATAGGTTATTATGGTTTGATATTATATGCTGGTATAATAAGTATTCCAAACAATATATATGAAGCTGCAGAATTAGATGGAGCAAATAAATATGTTAAATTTTTTAAAATAACATTGCCACTGTTAAATCCCTCAATAGTTATGGTTTTAGTTTTTGCAATATCATTATCTTTTGGGATATTTACTGAACCATATATGATTACAGGTGGTGGTCCCATGAGAAGTACTTTAATGCCAATGATGGTAATGTATACATCAGCCTTTCAAAAGTTGGATCCAACATATGCAGCAACAATGTCTATATTTACTGCTATATTTAGTTTTGTCATTATCTGGATAACAAGAAAATTATTGGAAAGAGAAGTTGATATAGTATGA
- a CDS encoding carbohydrate ABC transporter permease → MKKIRVIIFHIIMFSLSLLWLYPYIWLFMSSLKPSNEIYTRFWPTHFTLEHFKFILESAKKMQRPFIRAFFNSLFISLTVTISVVLTSAIISYALAKLRFRGRDKIFDFLIFQMVFPGFMFTIPLYILIRNLGLLNTYSALILPSLMSGWGIFMLTQSYRSTPNDYIEAAKMDGATDLWIIFKIMMPLNKSALSIISLFTFIGIWDNFMWPLIVMKDYNKMPLSVLLASFNHEYGAYIGPILAGSVIQTIPMVILFLIFRKYFLQGISITLK, encoded by the coding sequence ATGAAAAAAATACGTGTTATAATTTTTCATATAATAATGTTTTCATTGTCATTATTATGGCTATATCCATATATCTGGCTATTTATGTCCTCTCTAAAGCCTTCAAATGAAATATATACAAGATTTTGGCCAACGCATTTTACATTAGAGCATTTTAAATTTATATTAGAAAGTGCAAAAAAAATGCAAAGACCTTTTATACGTGCGTTTTTTAATAGTTTGTTTATTTCATTAACTGTAACTATTTCTGTTGTGTTAACATCAGCAATAATTTCTTATGCATTAGCTAAGCTAAGATTTAGAGGTAGAGATAAAATATTTGATTTTCTAATTTTTCAAATGGTATTTCCCGGATTTATGTTTACTATTCCACTTTATATTTTGATAAGAAATTTAGGATTATTGAATACTTATTCTGCTCTTATATTACCAAGTTTAATGAGCGGATGGGGAATTTTTATGTTAACACAGAGTTATAGAAGTACTCCAAATGATTATATTGAGGCTGCAAAAATGGATGGCGCTACTGATTTATGGATAATTTTTAAAATAATGATGCCTTTAAATAAATCAGCACTTTCTATAATTTCATTATTTACATTTATAGGTATATGGGATAATTTTATGTGGCCATTAATTGTAATGAAGGATTATAATAAAATGCCATTGTCTGTTTTATTGGCAAGTTTTAATCATGAATATGGTGCATATATTGGTCCAATATTAGCAGGTTCTGTTATACAAACTATTCCTATGGTCATTCTGTTTTTAATATTTAGAAAATACTTCTTACAAGGAATTTCAATTACATTAAAGTGA
- a CDS encoding glycoside hydrolase family 130 protein, whose product MELKLKRHPLNPLFSPNPNHLWESRFVFNPAVVYDGDLFHMLYRAQGEDMVSRIGYAVSTDGIHFNRMEKPVFEPEDISEMYGVEDPRLTYIDGKYYMCYTAYSPTNISVALASTTNFFNWERYGIVLPESPNKDAGILSEKINDKYVMFHRLEPDIWLAFSDDLVHWGDYISIAKPREGYWDDLKIGIAGPPLKTEYGWLLLYHGVQKAPRNIYRLGFMLLDLEDPTKVLKRSEKPILEPEEPWEKFGGVPMVVFSDAMVEYNDQYYIYYGAADNYIALATITKEEVYKWIKE is encoded by the coding sequence TTGGAACTAAAATTAAAAAGGCATCCATTAAATCCGTTATTTTCACCAAACCCAAATCATTTGTGGGAATCAAGATTTGTATTTAATCCAGCAGTAGTATATGACGGAGATTTGTTTCATATGCTATACAGAGCACAAGGTGAAGATATGGTATCAAGGATAGGATATGCTGTTAGTACAGATGGAATACATTTTAACAGAATGGAAAAACCCGTATTTGAACCTGAAGATATAAGTGAGATGTATGGTGTTGAAGATCCGAGGTTAACTTATATTGATGGGAAATATTATATGTGTTACACAGCATATTCACCCACTAATATAAGTGTTGCTTTAGCATCAACAACAAATTTCTTTAATTGGGAAAGATATGGAATTGTTTTGCCAGAATCTCCAAATAAAGATGCTGGAATTTTATCAGAGAAAATAAATGATAAATATGTAATGTTTCACAGATTGGAACCAGACATTTGGTTAGCTTTCTCAGATGATTTAGTTCATTGGGGTGATTATATAAGTATTGCTAAACCCAGAGAAGGTTATTGGGATGATTTAAAAATAGGTATAGCTGGGCCACCATTAAAAACAGAATACGGATGGTTGTTGCTTTATCATGGGGTTCAAAAAGCTCCACGAAATATTTATAGATTAGGATTTATGTTGTTAGATCTGGAAGATCCAACAAAAGTTTTAAAGAGAAGTGAAAAACCTATATTAGAGCCAGAAGAACCATGGGAAAAGTTTGGTGGAGTACCTATGGTAGTATTTTCTGATGCAATGGTAGAATATAATGATCAATATTATATTTATTACGGGGCTGCTGATAATTATATTGCATTAGCCACTATAACAAAAGAAGAAGTTTATAAATGGATTAAAGAATAA
- a CDS encoding NifB/NifX family molybdenum-iron cluster-binding protein, whose amino-acid sequence MKIAIPVLNDDGKNSKISEHFGHAPYFAFIILKENGEYKLSIIKNPLEEHGPGDIPNYLHKEGISLLIARGIGGRAITFFEQLGIHVIRGADGTVEEIINDLKEQKLFDREYEVKEKFHNH is encoded by the coding sequence ATGAAAATAGCGATTCCTGTATTAAACGATGATGGAAAAAATTCTAAAATCAGCGAACATTTTGGACATGCACCATACTTTGCCTTTATTATTCTCAAGGAAAATGGTGAGTACAAATTAAGTATAATAAAAAATCCTTTAGAAGAACATGGACCTGGGGATATACCAAATTACTTGCATAAAGAAGGTATTAGTCTTCTTATAGCCAGAGGGATTGGAGGAAGAGCAATTACATTTTTCGAACAACTCGGAATTCATGTAATTAGAGGTGCTGATGGAACTGTTGAAGAAATTATAAATGATTTAAAAGAACAAAAGCTATTTGATAGAGAATATGAAGTAAAAGAAAAATTTCATAATCATTAA
- a CDS encoding riboflavin synthase, giving the protein MFTGIIQQLAKIRIANKSVIIDNPFKDVQLGESIAINGVCLTVERIDNNKLYFSIGEETYIKTNLKYYNNKIVNLERALRLTDFLGGHIVTGHVDGIIKFLGIKKSSNTYWMKFKIPTEKWAIANKGAITINGISLTIAKKDLDSFEIQVIEHTYKNTNLRYLKINEFVNYEIDIIARYVKEIEI; this is encoded by the coding sequence TTGTTTACAGGAATAATACAACAACTAGCAAAAATTCGCATTGCAAATAAATCAGTTATTATAGATAATCCCTTTAAAGATGTTCAATTAGGCGAAAGCATTGCTATTAACGGTGTTTGCTTAACTGTAGAAAGAATTGATAATAATAAACTTTATTTTTCAATAGGCGAGGAAACATATATAAAAACAAATTTAAAATATTACAATAATAAAATAGTTAATCTCGAAAGGGCTTTGCGATTAACTGATTTTCTTGGTGGGCATATTGTTACCGGGCATGTTGATGGAATAATCAAATTTTTAGGTATTAAAAAATCTTCAAATACATACTGGATGAAATTTAAAATCCCAACAGAAAAATGGGCTATTGCTAACAAAGGAGCTATTACAATTAATGGTATTAGTTTAACGATTGCAAAAAAAGATCTGGATTCGTTTGAAATACAGGTAATAGAACATACATATAAAAATACAAACCTACGATATTTGAAAATAAATGAATTTGTTAATTATGAAATAGATATAATTGCTCGTTATGTAAAAGAAATTGAAATATAA
- the ribD gene encoding bifunctional diaminohydroxyphosphoribosylaminopyrimidine deaminase/5-amino-6-(5-phosphoribosylamino)uracil reductase RibD, with protein MNHEYFMKLAIKEAKKGIGKVNPNPLVGAIIVKNGKVISKGYHEYYGGRHAEIVAIDNAKEKKIDIKGATMYVTLEPCSHFGKTPPCANRLAKEGFKEVYIGMLDPNPLVNGNGVKILKENGINVKFSILENEIKELNEIFITYVNKKRPFIALKFAMTMDGFIASKNFDSKWISNEKSRKLVHKLRNYYSAILVGANTLIYDNPKLTCRIKNGRKPIRIILDKEGIFYNKNLNIFTEKGENIIFSILKVAPKHKNTEIINETNINKILNILYEKGIDSILVEGGATILSLFLKNNLVDKIHVFYSPKIIGNGISPFNKLKINNIKDSIKFKPVKSKKIDNNIYWELIPCLQE; from the coding sequence ATGAATCATGAATATTTTATGAAATTAGCAATAAAAGAGGCTAAAAAAGGAATTGGAAAAGTAAACCCAAATCCTTTAGTTGGAGCTATTATAGTAAAAAATGGAAAAGTTATATCAAAAGGTTATCATGAATACTATGGTGGAAGACATGCGGAAATTGTAGCTATTGATAATGCTAAAGAAAAAAAGATTGATATAAAAGGAGCTACAATGTATGTAACTTTAGAACCATGTTCTCATTTTGGAAAAACCCCACCTTGTGCAAACAGATTGGCAAAAGAAGGCTTCAAAGAAGTTTATATAGGGATGTTAGATCCTAATCCATTAGTCAACGGAAATGGAGTAAAAATTTTAAAAGAAAATGGAATAAATGTAAAATTCAGTATTTTAGAAAATGAAATAAAAGAATTAAATGAGATTTTTATTACTTACGTTAATAAAAAAAGGCCTTTTATTGCCCTAAAATTCGCAATGACTATGGATGGCTTTATCGCTTCGAAAAATTTTGATTCAAAATGGATATCCAATGAAAAATCAAGAAAATTAGTTCATAAATTGCGGAATTATTATTCAGCAATTTTGGTTGGAGCCAATACATTAATATATGATAATCCAAAATTAACCTGCAGAATAAAAAACGGAAGAAAACCGATAAGAATTATTTTAGATAAAGAAGGAATTTTTTATAATAAAAATTTAAATATTTTTACTGAAAAAGGAGAAAATATAATTTTTTCTATTCTTAAAGTTGCTCCAAAACATAAAAATACGGAGATAATAAATGAAACAAATATAAATAAGATATTGAATATTTTATATGAAAAAGGAATAGACAGCATTTTAGTTGAAGGTGGTGCGACAATTCTATCCTTATTTTTAAAAAATAATCTTGTCGATAAAATTCATGTTTTTTATTCTCCTAAGATTATTGGTAACGGCATTTCTCCTTTCAATAAATTAAAAATTAATAATATAAAAGATTCTATAAAATTCAAACCTGTTAAAAGTAAAAAAATTGATAATAATATATATTGGGAGTTGATACCTTGTTTACAGGAATAA
- the ribH gene encoding 6,7-dimethyl-8-ribityllumazine synthase, whose product MKVIEGIFDGKNLKFGIVVSRFNSFFSEKLLDGSLDALKRHNVEENNIDIFKVPGAFEIPFVVKKLIKKNYDAIIALGVVIRGETYHFEVVSNEVSKGIAQLNLMSDVPITFGIVTSETLEQSIDRSGAKAGNKGFEAAMAALEMANLNKILKE is encoded by the coding sequence ATGAAGGTTATAGAAGGAATCTTTGATGGAAAGAATTTGAAATTTGGCATTGTAGTTTCAAGATTCAATTCATTTTTCTCTGAAAAATTATTAGATGGATCTCTGGACGCTTTAAAAAGGCATAATGTAGAAGAAAATAATATCGATATTTTTAAAGTTCCAGGTGCTTTTGAAATTCCTTTTGTAGTAAAAAAATTAATAAAAAAGAATTACGATGCAATTATAGCTTTAGGTGTGGTAATTAGAGGTGAAACATATCATTTTGAAGTTGTATCTAATGAAGTTTCAAAAGGAATTGCTCAATTGAATTTGATGTCTGATGTACCAATTACTTTTGGAATAGTAACCTCAGAAACGCTTGAACAAAGCATAGATAGATCAGGTGCTAAAGCAGGAAATAAGGGATTTGAAGCTGCAATGGCAGCATTAGAAATGGCTAATCTGAATAAAATCTTGAAAGAGTGA
- a CDS encoding bifunctional 3,4-dihydroxy-2-butanone-4-phosphate synthase/GTP cyclohydrolase II yields the protein MDKKNIIKTFESSKPIIIWDEKKEIEADFIFPAELANSDIINFMVSQGKGLLCLAAEEIYLIQKGFFKLPSNNMDALNTNYFITIDHKKNVTGISSYERAKTIKSITENTTINDYKYPGHVQLLGSIGINKRKGHTESSVELMKLLGFKPFAALIEILDENGNSHNFNYIKSLSKKFKIPIISVEDIVIETVKNNLYVKPITEAKLPTKFGNFKIIGFENNFDKKEHFAIYKGNLNNNPLLVRIHSECVTGDVLNSKKCDCGSQLHLAMQKINNIGSGLIIYLRQEGRDIGITNKIKAYKLQDNGLDTVEANLKIGMPADNRDYAIAAQILKSLNIKNIILMTNNPDKVKQLKKYGINVKNMDTHIGEITPENKFYLKIKKLKMNHKIKIKEEI from the coding sequence ATGGATAAAAAAAATATAATTAAAACTTTCGAATCAAGCAAACCAATAATTATTTGGGATGAAAAAAAAGAAATAGAAGCTGACTTTATTTTTCCAGCAGAATTAGCAAATAGCGATATTATTAATTTCATGGTATCTCAAGGAAAGGGATTATTATGCTTAGCAGCTGAAGAAATTTATCTTATCCAAAAAGGTTTTTTTAAACTTCCATCTAACAATATGGATGCATTAAATACAAATTATTTCATAACTATTGATCATAAAAAAAATGTAACAGGAATTTCTTCATATGAGCGTGCAAAGACTATAAAATCTATTACAGAAAACACTACTATAAATGACTATAAATATCCTGGTCATGTTCAACTTTTAGGAAGCATCGGTATTAATAAAAGAAAAGGACATACTGAAAGTTCCGTTGAATTAATGAAACTATTAGGATTTAAACCTTTCGCAGCTTTAATCGAAATTTTAGATGAAAATGGAAACTCCCATAACTTTAATTACATAAAATCATTATCTAAAAAATTCAAAATACCTATAATTTCTGTAGAAGATATAGTTATTGAAACAGTAAAAAACAACTTATATGTTAAACCTATTACAGAAGCCAAACTACCTACAAAATTTGGAAACTTTAAAATTATTGGTTTTGAAAATAATTTTGATAAAAAAGAACATTTTGCAATATATAAAGGCAATTTAAATAATAACCCTTTATTAGTTAGAATTCATTCAGAATGTGTAACTGGCGACGTATTAAATTCAAAAAAATGCGATTGTGGTAGCCAATTACATTTAGCCATGCAAAAAATAAATAATATAGGTAGTGGATTAATAATATATTTAAGACAGGAAGGAAGAGATATTGGTATTACTAATAAAATAAAAGCATATAAATTACAAGATAATGGTTTGGATACAGTAGAAGCTAATTTAAAAATTGGAATGCCAGCCGATAATAGAGATTATGCTATAGCTGCTCAAATATTAAAATCATTAAATATTAAAAATATTATTTTAATGACAAATAATCCAGATAAAGTTAAACAATTAAAAAAATACGGAATTAATGTAAAAAATATGGATACGCATATTGGAGAAATTACTCCAGAAAACAAGTTTTACTTAAAAATTAAAAAGTTAAAAATGAATCATAAAATTAAAATAAAGGAGGAAATATAA